One stretch of Pieris brassicae chromosome 8, ilPieBrab1.1, whole genome shotgun sequence DNA includes these proteins:
- the LOC123713281 gene encoding membrane-bound alkaline phosphatase-like, producing MYTGTFTALVLVGFLALATADSYHPDEPGSVRGTVRSDELSASFWQAQAQATVKRRAGTKTGPAARNVILFLGDGMSVPTLAAARTLLGQRRGYTGEEAELSFESFPTSGLSKTYCVNAQVADSACSATAYLCGVKANQGTLGVSASVPRSDCGASLEPTARLQSIAAWALADGRDAGLVTTTRVTHASPAATFARAANRNWENDASVRADGADPQQCPDIATQLITENPGRQFKVILGGGRREFLPRHVVDEEGSNGTRTDGRNLIDEWRSDKIERNVTHSYVWNREQLLSANATMPEYLIGLFESSHLRYNMLTNPTTEPSLAELTEVAIRMLQRNDKGFFLFVEGGRIDYAHHSNYAELALDETIELSAAVSRAAELLDERDSLLVVTADHAHVMSYNGYAARGSNILGTARAADRDGVPYMTLSYTNGPGFRAHVEGKRVDITTEGKYGEEYI from the exons ATGTACACGGGAACGTTCACAGCGTTGGTTCTGGTGGGCTTCCTTGCGCTCGCCACCGCAGATAGCTATCACCCTGACGAGCCAGGGTCAGTGCGAGGTACGGTACGAAGTGACGAGCTCTCTGCATCCTTTTGGCAGGCTCAGGCGCAGGCGACCGTAAAGCGTCGCGCTGGAACCAAGACAGGTCCCGCCGCGCGTAATGTCATCTTATTCCTGGGCGACGGCATGTCCGTGCCTACGCTTGCTGCCGCGCGGACGCTACTGGGGCAACGTCGCGGGTATACTGGAGAGGAAGCAGAGCTCTCCTTCGAATCCTTCCCGACTTCTGGTTTGAGTAag ACGTACTGTGTAAATGCTCAAGTCGCAGACTCCGCGTGCTCGGCGACGGCATACTTATGCGGTGTGAAAGCAAACCAAGGAACCCTGGGCGTGTCGGCTTCTGTACCGCGTTCGGATTGCGGTGCGTCTCTAGAGCCTACTGCCCGACTACAGTCTATCGCCGCGTGGGCGTTGGCGGATGGCCGCGATGCAGGCCTCGTAACCACCACTCGGGTGACGCATGCGTCGCCAGCCGCTACCTTCGCACGAGCCGCCAACCGCAACTGGGAAAATGATGCCAGTGTGCGTGCTGACGGGGCCGACCCGCAGCAATGTCCCGATATTGCAACGCAACTTATCACTGAAAATCCTGGTCGCCAGTTTAAGGTAATACTAGGAGGAGGACGACGCGAATTTTTACCAAGGCATGTTGTGGATGAAGAGGGATCGAATGGAACTAGGACCGACGGACGCAACTTAATAGACGAATGGCGGTCTGACAAGATTGAACGTAATGTTACACATAGCTACGTTTGGAATCGAGAGCAACTGTTAAGCGCCAATGCAACAATGCCGGAATATCTGATAGGTTTATTCGAGAGCAGCCACTTGCGCTACAACATGCTCACCAATCCGACTACCGAGCCTTCTCTGGCTGAACTGACCGAAGTTGCTATACGAATGCTACAGAGAAACGATAAGGGTTTCTTTCTGTTTGTCGAAGGTGGACGCATAGACTACGCCCATCACAGCAACTACGCGGAACTGGCACTGGATGAGACGATCGAACTCAGTGCAGCGGTGTCGCGTGCGGCTGAGTTATTGGATGAAAGAGACTCGTTGCTCGTGGTAACGGCGGACCACGCTCACGTCATGTCCTACAATGGTTACGCAGCACGTGGAAGCAACATACTGGGCACGGCAAGAGCCGCTGACCGAGACGGCGTGCCGTACATGACACTCTCCTATACCAATGGACCTGGATTTCGAGCTCacgttgaaggaaaacgtgTAGACATCACAACGGAGGGAAAATACGGTGAGGAATATATTTGA